From the Halorhabdus utahensis DSM 12940 genome, one window contains:
- a CDS encoding transcriptional regulator, with translation MQRTTRERIADRLRGESLSATALAAAFELSTATVIEHVEHIARSLDDSDEQLLVAPPACEDCGFDGFDDRLNEPSRCPECHSENLSPPIFRIE, from the coding sequence ATGCAGCGGACCACGCGCGAGCGGATCGCCGATCGATTACGGGGGGAATCGCTGTCCGCGACGGCGCTCGCCGCGGCGTTCGAACTCTCGACGGCGACGGTGATCGAGCACGTCGAGCACATCGCCCGGTCGCTCGATGATAGTGACGAGCAGTTGCTGGTCGCGCCCCCGGCGTGTGAGGACTGTGGCTTTGACGGGTTCGACGACCGACTGAACGAGCCGAGTCGGTGCCCGGAGTGCCACAGCGAGAACCTTTCGCCGCCGATCTTCCGGATCGAGTGA
- a CDS encoding 6-hydroxymethylpterin diphosphokinase MptE-like protein: MDFATWEPVYEAILDDFGYDRAGDERARDWLASVYERRAVEPYEPAPDAFGGETVAVAGAGPSLLEDADVVREADRIVAASTGADSLREIGFELDFVVTDLDKHAETVREFTKAGVPVAVHAHGDNVSTLRQSVPALDLSSVVPTTQAAPTGSVVNYGGFTDGDRAAFLADHLGAEELVFPGWDFEDDSLSKEKRRKLKWAERLLYWLEQRRNERFNILDGRRDEIKTDLFPFPK; this comes from the coding sequence ATGGACTTTGCCACCTGGGAGCCGGTCTACGAGGCCATCCTCGACGACTTCGGCTACGACCGGGCGGGCGACGAGCGGGCGCGCGACTGGCTGGCGTCAGTGTACGAGCGACGAGCGGTCGAGCCGTACGAACCAGCGCCGGACGCCTTCGGAGGCGAGACCGTCGCCGTCGCGGGGGCCGGGCCGTCACTGCTTGAGGACGCTGACGTGGTTCGCGAGGCGGACCGCATCGTCGCCGCCTCGACGGGCGCCGACAGCCTCCGCGAGATCGGATTCGAGCTCGATTTCGTGGTGACCGATCTGGACAAACACGCCGAGACGGTGCGGGAGTTCACCAAAGCGGGCGTGCCGGTGGCCGTCCACGCTCACGGCGACAACGTGAGTACACTCCGGCAGTCCGTGCCGGCGTTGGACCTATCGAGCGTCGTCCCGACGACCCAGGCCGCGCCGACCGGATCGGTGGTGAACTACGGCGGGTTCACGGACGGTGACCGGGCGGCGTTTCTGGCCGATCATCTGGGAGCCGAGGAACTCGTCTTCCCCGGGTGGGACTTCGAGGACGACTCGCTCAGTAAAGAGAAGCGACGGAAACTCAAGTGGGCCGAGCGCTTGCTCTACTGGTTGGAACAGCGTCGAAACGAACGGTTTAACATTCTCGATGGGCGACGGGACGAGATTAAGACCGATCTGTTCCCGTTCCCGAAATAA
- the psmA gene encoding archaeal proteasome endopeptidase complex subunit alpha, whose translation MQGNQQQQAYDRGITIFSPDGRLYQVEYAREAVKRGSASVGVRTDEGVVLAADRQTRSSLIERDSIEKTHKIDDHIAIASAGHVADARKLIDFARRRAQVERLRYDQPMGVEALTKAITDTIQEYTQTGGARPFGVSLIVGGMENGEPRLFETDPSGTPYEWSALAVGGGREEIQEYFEDNYEDGMTLEQGVGLALEGLAEPNDDGLDPDGVDLQTVDEEGVLGVSQDVIEEHLEERDLLGGDDE comes from the coding sequence ATGCAAGGGAACCAACAACAGCAGGCCTACGATCGCGGGATTACGATTTTCTCGCCGGACGGCCGGCTCTATCAGGTCGAGTACGCACGGGAAGCCGTCAAACGCGGGAGCGCAAGCGTCGGTGTCCGGACCGACGAGGGCGTCGTCCTGGCGGCGGACCGACAGACGCGCTCGTCGCTCATCGAGCGCGACAGCATCGAGAAGACGCACAAGATCGACGACCACATCGCTATCGCGAGCGCCGGGCACGTCGCCGACGCGCGAAAGCTCATCGACTTTGCTCGCCGGCGCGCACAGGTCGAACGGCTACGGTACGACCAGCCGATGGGTGTCGAGGCGCTGACGAAGGCAATCACCGACACGATCCAGGAATACACCCAGACGGGTGGCGCACGCCCGTTCGGCGTCTCGCTGATCGTCGGTGGCATGGAGAATGGCGAGCCCCGCCTCTTCGAGACCGATCCGTCGGGGACACCCTACGAATGGTCGGCACTGGCGGTCGGCGGCGGTCGCGAGGAGATCCAGGAGTACTTCGAGGACAACTACGAGGACGGCATGACCTTAGAGCAGGGTGTCGGTCTCGCCCTGGAGGGGCTAGCGGAGCCGAACGACGATGGCCTCGACCCCGACGGTGTCGACCTCCAGACGGTCGACGAGGAAGGCGTTCTCGGTGTGAGCCAGGACGTGATCGAGGAGCACCTCGAAGAGCGCGACCTGCTCGGAGGTGACGACGAATGA
- the psmB gene encoding archaeal proteasome endopeptidase complex subunit beta: MNPDLNMNPHDSGRTDPYAPELGEIATDEGDGENVTKTGTTTVGLATEEGVVIATDRRASLGGRFVSNKNVVKVEEIHPTAAMTLVGSVGGAQSFIRTLRSEASLYETRRDEPMSINALATLAGNFARGGPFLAIHPILGGVDDEGSHVYTIDPAGGVMEDDYAVTGSGMQVAYGTIEGEYESDLSTEEAKELATNAVQAASERDTGSGNGLVIAEITDEGVEIEEFDDLADAL, from the coding sequence ATGAACCCTGATCTGAACATGAACCCCCACGACAGCGGACGGACAGACCCCTACGCACCCGAACTCGGCGAAATCGCGACCGACGAGGGAGACGGCGAGAACGTGACGAAGACCGGGACGACGACCGTCGGCCTCGCGACCGAGGAGGGCGTCGTGATCGCGACTGACCGCCGGGCGAGTCTCGGCGGTCGGTTCGTCTCGAACAAGAACGTCGTGAAGGTCGAGGAGATCCACCCGACGGCAGCGATGACACTCGTGGGCTCGGTCGGCGGTGCCCAGTCGTTCATCCGGACGCTGCGCTCGGAGGCCAGTCTCTATGAGACGCGTCGGGACGAGCCGATGAGTATCAACGCGCTGGCGACGCTCGCGGGCAACTTCGCCCGCGGTGGCCCGTTCCTCGCCATTCACCCGATCCTCGGCGGCGTCGACGACGAGGGCAGTCACGTCTACACGATCGACCCCGCCGGCGGCGTCATGGAGGACGACTACGCCGTCACCGGCAGCGGGATGCAGGTCGCCTACGGGACCATCGAGGGCGAGTACGAGTCGGATCTCTCCACCGAGGAGGCCAAAGAGCTCGCGACGAACGCGGTCCAGGCCGCCAGCGAGCGCGACACCGGTTCCGGCAACGGCCTCGTGATCGCCGAGATTACCGACGAAGGCGTCGAGATCGAGGAGTTCGACGACCTCGCGGACGCGCTGTAG
- a CDS encoding RNA methyltransferase, with the protein MNVSVAVVDAQTPGNVGTIARAMKNFGLSDLKLVDPPELDPDGEAYGYAGQARDDIMPSADVVTFEEIVNNYHTVATTAITNEDATKHVRYPFVTPRELGEELKGIDSDVCLVFGREDVGLSNEELAEVDQICSIPASDDYPVLNLGQAATIVLYELRALTVEETQLPEITDRADQPAIEGLHDQFGSFLEVIDHPEEKRAKAGRLFRRVIGRAHPTGREVRTLRGLFRRVEQKLED; encoded by the coding sequence ATGAACGTGAGCGTCGCCGTCGTCGATGCCCAGACCCCGGGCAACGTCGGGACGATCGCCCGCGCGATGAAGAACTTCGGCCTCTCGGATCTCAAACTGGTCGACCCGCCCGAACTCGATCCCGACGGGGAGGCCTACGGCTACGCCGGTCAGGCCCGCGATGACATCATGCCCAGCGCCGACGTGGTCACCTTCGAGGAGATAGTCAACAACTACCATACCGTTGCGACGACGGCGATCACCAACGAGGACGCGACCAAGCACGTCCGGTATCCCTTCGTGACGCCGCGGGAACTCGGAGAGGAACTCAAGGGAATAGACAGCGACGTCTGCCTGGTCTTCGGCCGCGAGGACGTCGGTCTCTCCAACGAGGAACTCGCCGAGGTCGACCAGATCTGTTCGATCCCCGCCAGCGACGACTACCCGGTCCTGAACCTGGGCCAGGCCGCGACGATCGTGCTCTACGAACTCCGGGCGCTGACCGTCGAGGAGACGCAGCTGCCCGAGATCACCGACCGGGCCGACCAGCCGGCCATCGAGGGGCTACACGACCAGTTCGGGAGCTTCCTCGAGGTGATCGACCACCCCGAGGAGAAGCGAGCGAAGGCCGGCCGGCTCTTCCGGCGGGTGATCGGGCGTGCCCATCCGACAGGGCGGGAGGTTCGGACGTTGCGAGGGCTCTTCAGGCGCGTCGAGCAGAAACTGGAGGACTAG
- the gatE gene encoding Glu-tRNA(Gln) amidotransferase subunit GatE — MTEDFDYEALGLVAGLEIHQQLDTAAKLFCECPTTLREPDESTTTITRYLHPTKSELGELDEAALEESQVEREFEYLTYDSTCLVEADDEPPHRVDDEAMAVALEIAQLLDMRAVDQVHVMRKLVIDGSNTSGFQRTMMVATDGEIETSEGPVGVEDLMLEEESAQRVQETDSGVRYSLDRLGIPLVEIGTDPDIRSPAQAQEAAERIGMLLRSTGQVRRGLGTIRQDVNVSIAEGARVEIKGVQSLEDIEAIVRNEVGRQAELLDIAEELDDRDATVGDPQAVTEIFEGTDSGVIQGALTDGGDVWAVALPGFGGLVGQEIQPDRRLGTEFSDHAKRHGAGGIFHTDELPAYGVTEAEVEALAEAVDLDPDAVTGEESEDAVAIVADAPEIAEQSIEAVAERAETAMDGVPEETRDATEEATTRYLRPLPGAARMYPETDVPPVEPDPEEVETPELLTEKTERYQEDFDLDAGLAEQVAYGKRWELFEEAVESGVDATLAAQTVESTVTEIRRDGAPVEHLTDDHFQSVFGLLAEDELAKEGVPDLLAALAENPDLSAEEAAEQEGLGSAGEDEVREAVVTVVERNASQIEDEGMGAFSGLMGECMGELRGKADGDVVSDVLREEIQKRA, encoded by the coding sequence ATGACTGAGGACTTCGATTACGAGGCCCTTGGACTGGTCGCGGGCCTCGAGATTCACCAGCAACTCGACACGGCGGCGAAGCTGTTCTGTGAGTGCCCGACGACCCTCCGCGAGCCCGACGAATCGACGACGACCATTACGCGATACCTCCATCCAACGAAGAGTGAACTCGGCGAACTCGACGAGGCCGCACTCGAGGAGAGTCAGGTCGAACGCGAGTTCGAGTACCTCACCTACGATTCGACCTGTCTCGTCGAGGCCGACGACGAACCGCCCCATCGAGTCGACGACGAAGCGATGGCCGTCGCCTTAGAGATCGCCCAGTTACTCGACATGCGCGCTGTCGACCAGGTTCACGTCATGCGCAAACTCGTCATCGACGGCTCGAACACCTCCGGGTTCCAGCGCACCATGATGGTGGCGACCGACGGCGAGATCGAAACCAGCGAGGGGCCGGTCGGCGTCGAGGACCTCATGCTCGAAGAGGAGAGCGCCCAGCGTGTCCAGGAGACCGATTCGGGCGTGCGCTATAGCCTCGACCGCCTCGGGATCCCCCTGGTCGAGATCGGTACCGACCCGGACATCCGCTCGCCAGCACAGGCCCAGGAGGCCGCCGAACGCATCGGGATGCTCCTGCGCTCGACCGGCCAAGTGCGGCGCGGCCTCGGGACGATCCGCCAGGACGTCAACGTCTCGATCGCCGAGGGAGCACGCGTCGAGATCAAAGGCGTCCAGAGTCTCGAAGACATCGAGGCGATTGTCCGCAATGAAGTGGGCCGCCAGGCCGAACTGCTCGACATTGCCGAGGAACTCGACGACCGGGACGCCACGGTCGGTGATCCACAGGCCGTGACCGAAATCTTCGAGGGGACCGACAGCGGCGTCATCCAGGGCGCACTCACTGATGGCGGTGACGTCTGGGCCGTCGCCCTGCCCGGCTTCGGCGGCCTCGTCGGCCAGGAGATCCAGCCCGACCGTCGCCTGGGAACCGAGTTCTCCGATCACGCCAAGCGCCACGGGGCCGGCGGAATCTTCCACACCGACGAACTGCCGGCCTACGGCGTCACCGAGGCTGAAGTCGAAGCGCTGGCCGAGGCCGTCGACCTCGATCCCGACGCCGTCACTGGTGAGGAGAGCGAGGACGCGGTCGCCATCGTCGCCGACGCGCCCGAGATCGCCGAGCAGTCGATCGAAGCCGTCGCCGAGCGGGCCGAGACCGCGATGGACGGCGTCCCCGAGGAGACCCGCGACGCCACTGAAGAAGCCACGACCCGATATCTCCGACCCTTGCCCGGCGCGGCGCGGATGTACCCCGAAACCGACGTCCCGCCGGTCGAACCCGACCCGGAGGAAGTCGAAACGCCCGAACTCCTCACCGAGAAGACCGAGCGCTACCAGGAAGACTTCGATCTCGACGCCGGCCTGGCCGAACAAGTCGCCTACGGGAAGCGGTGGGAACTGTTCGAAGAAGCCGTCGAGTCAGGGGTCGACGCTACGTTGGCCGCCCAGACGGTCGAATCGACCGTCACCGAGATCCGGCGGGACGGCGCGCCGGTCGAGCACCTCACGGACGATCACTTCCAGTCGGTCTTCGGGTTGCTGGCCGAGGATGAACTGGCCAAGGAGGGCGTCCCGGATCTGCTGGCCGCCCTCGCGGAGAACCCCGACCTGAGCGCCGAGGAGGCAGCCGAGCAAGAGGGGCTCGGCAGTGCTGGCGAGGACGAAGTCCGCGAGGCCGTCGTCACCGTCGTCGAACGCAACGCAAGCCAGATCGAGGACGAGGGGATGGGTGCCTTCTCCGGGCTGATGGGCGAGTGTATGGGCGAACTCCGGGGGAAAGCCGATGGCGATGTCGTCAGCGACGTGCTCCGCGAGGAGATCCAGAAACGCGCCTGA
- a CDS encoding ATP-binding protein, with product MIDREPEREWLIPRIEGPDRETLVVYGRRRVGKTTLVTESLATAEVESVYYLCDRRGTSVNARAFGERCAKHFDDVPPAVDGFLDAFRYVADRAEGPFVVALDEFSYLVEEDETVPSVFQTIVDEVLAGTDVSLILLGSSISMMEDGVLSYESPLYGRRTGQWRMEPMTVGEAAAFFPQYDPVELIETYSVLGGIPAYLEQFDPASDLQDNIEREILSKGAFLYDEPEFLLRQELRDPTTYMSILEAIAAGATRVTEIGNEIDRDASSLSRYLDNLVELALVERETPVTDPDGPGVYRLTDHFVRFWFRFCLPNRSLLEQGRSEPVRESIEESFPSHVSWTFEDVCRQAVRSAAFPVDCSRVGRWWYDDQEVDVVGIDEATETLLLGECKWTVEPVGPGLLADLETTEPSVRWCGSDRSVVYALFSKNGFTGELREIALDREDLILCTPADVLDCFES from the coding sequence ATGATCGACCGGGAACCCGAACGGGAATGGCTCATCCCTCGGATCGAAGGCCCAGACCGGGAGACGCTCGTCGTCTACGGACGCCGTCGGGTCGGGAAGACGACACTGGTCACGGAGTCCCTGGCGACAGCCGAGGTAGAATCGGTCTACTATCTCTGTGATCGACGCGGGACATCGGTAAACGCACGGGCGTTCGGCGAACGGTGTGCGAAACACTTCGATGACGTCCCGCCGGCAGTCGATGGCTTCCTCGATGCCTTTCGATACGTGGCTGATCGTGCCGAGGGTCCGTTTGTCGTCGCCCTCGACGAGTTTTCGTACCTCGTCGAGGAGGACGAAACCGTCCCGTCAGTTTTCCAGACTATCGTCGACGAAGTGCTTGCTGGAACAGACGTCTCGCTCATCCTGCTTGGCTCGTCGATTTCGATGATGGAGGACGGTGTCCTGAGTTACGAAAGCCCACTGTACGGGCGGCGGACGGGGCAGTGGCGGATGGAGCCGATGACCGTCGGCGAAGCCGCTGCGTTCTTTCCGCAGTACGATCCCGTCGAGTTGATCGAGACCTATAGCGTTCTCGGAGGGATTCCGGCGTACCTCGAACAGTTCGATCCTGCCAGTGACCTCCAGGATAACATCGAACGGGAGATCCTTTCGAAAGGCGCGTTTCTGTACGATGAACCGGAGTTCCTCCTCCGGCAAGAACTCCGGGATCCGACGACGTACATGTCGATTCTCGAGGCGATCGCGGCAGGAGCGACTCGCGTCACTGAGATCGGAAACGAGATCGACCGCGACGCGAGTTCGCTTTCACGATATCTGGACAACCTCGTCGAGCTCGCGCTTGTCGAGCGGGAAACGCCGGTGACTGATCCTGACGGCCCTGGGGTATATCGACTCACCGATCATTTCGTCCGCTTCTGGTTCCGGTTCTGTCTGCCGAACCGATCACTACTCGAACAGGGTCGTTCGGAACCCGTCCGGGAATCTATCGAGGAGTCGTTCCCGAGTCACGTCAGCTGGACGTTCGAAGACGTCTGCCGACAGGCAGTTCGATCAGCCGCGTTTCCGGTCGACTGCTCGCGCGTCGGGCGCTGGTGGTACGACGATCAGGAAGTCGACGTGGTCGGGATCGACGAGGCGACGGAAACACTGCTGTTGGGGGAATGTAAGTGGACCGTTGAACCAGTCGGCCCTGGATTGCTAGCGGACCTCGAGACGACCGAACCGTCCGTTAGATGGTGTGGTTCGGACCGATCAGTCGTTTACGCGCTGTTTTCGAAGAATGGATTCACCGGGGAGTTGCGGGAGATCGCACTCGACCGTGAAGATCTCATCCTTTGTACCCCGGCGGATGTGCTTGATTGTTTTGAAAGCTAA
- a CDS encoding class II fumarate hydratase codes for MTDSRDYGNEDYRIEADSLGEMEVPADAYWGAQTQRAIENFPISDQRFGRRFIRALGVVKKGAAQANRDLGLLDEEKADAIVAAADEVIAGDHDDQFPVDIFQTGSGTSTNMNANEVIANRATEIVGGEIGSKKIHPNDHVNYGQSSNDVIPTAMHVAVLEAIERDVLPGLETLREELQIKEEEFDDVVKTGRTHLQDATPVMLGQEFSGYRTQIEKGIARVEETRERAAELALGGTAVGTGLNTHPEFPELAAEYISEETLLTFREADNHFEAQAAHDAMSEVHGALRTVAGSLQKIANDLRLLASGPRNGLGELDQPENQPGSSIMPGKINPVVAESVNQAYAQVVGNDAAVSTGAANGQIDLNLYKPVIASNVLESARLIANVSGAFATKFVAKLEADREHCEERVEQSMALATALNPAIGYDKASEVAKEAMKTGQTIREVAVEKGYLTEAEADEVLDPATMTERVILGEE; via the coding sequence ATGACCGACAGCAGGGACTACGGCAACGAGGACTACCGCATCGAGGCGGACAGCCTCGGCGAGATGGAAGTACCAGCCGACGCCTACTGGGGGGCACAGACCCAGCGCGCGATCGAGAACTTCCCGATCAGTGACCAGCGCTTCGGACGGCGATTCATCCGGGCGCTCGGCGTCGTCAAGAAGGGTGCGGCCCAGGCCAACCGCGATCTCGGCCTCTTGGACGAGGAGAAAGCCGACGCCATCGTCGCGGCCGCCGACGAGGTGATCGCCGGCGATCACGACGACCAGTTCCCGGTCGACATCTTCCAGACGGGCTCTGGTACCTCGACGAACATGAACGCCAACGAGGTGATCGCCAATCGAGCTACCGAGATCGTCGGCGGCGAGATCGGGTCGAAGAAGATCCACCCGAACGATCACGTCAACTACGGCCAATCGAGCAACGACGTCATCCCGACGGCGATGCACGTTGCGGTCCTCGAAGCTATCGAACGCGACGTCCTCCCCGGACTGGAGACGCTCCGGGAGGAACTCCAGATCAAGGAGGAGGAATTCGACGACGTGGTCAAGACCGGGCGGACCCACCTCCAGGACGCGACGCCGGTGATGCTGGGCCAGGAGTTCTCGGGCTACCGGACCCAGATCGAGAAGGGGATCGCCCGCGTCGAGGAGACGCGCGAACGGGCGGCCGAACTGGCACTAGGTGGGACAGCCGTCGGGACCGGGCTCAACACCCACCCCGAATTCCCCGAGTTGGCGGCCGAATACATCAGCGAGGAGACGCTGCTCACCTTCCGGGAGGCGGACAACCACTTCGAGGCCCAGGCCGCCCACGACGCGATGAGCGAGGTCCACGGCGCGCTTCGGACCGTGGCGGGATCGCTCCAGAAGATCGCCAACGACCTCCGACTGCTCGCCTCCGGGCCGCGCAACGGGCTCGGCGAGCTCGATCAGCCCGAGAACCAGCCCGGCTCCTCGATCATGCCGGGGAAGATCAACCCGGTCGTCGCGGAGTCGGTCAACCAGGCGTACGCCCAGGTCGTCGGCAACGACGCGGCGGTCTCGACCGGCGCGGCCAACGGCCAGATCGATCTCAATCTCTACAAGCCAGTGATCGCGAGCAACGTCCTGGAGTCCGCGCGGCTGATCGCCAACGTCAGCGGTGCCTTCGCGACGAAGTTCGTCGCAAAGCTGGAGGCCGATCGCGAGCACTGCGAGGAGCGCGTCGAGCAGAGCATGGCGCTGGCGACGGCGCTCAACCCAGCGATCGGCTACGACAAGGCCAGCGAAGTCGCCAAAGAAGCGATGAAGACCGGCCAAACGATTCGGGAGGTCGCCGTGGAGAAAGGCTACCTCACCGAAGCTGAAGCCGACGAAGTGCTCGACCCGGCGACGATGACCGAGCGCGTGATTCTCGGCGAGGAGTGA
- a CDS encoding acetate uptake transporter family protein has product MSQSDAQSEWGDPGALGFAPLAGINLVFAGDFLGWWGTDVGLLVASIGLVGGICQFAAGLISLRKGDSTGGTLMAAFGMLFMWGPGLMLVADALGPVGSLNPFFGAWTIFLGIILGMWSIALVVKPWFEFLIGPTGGLTLVSAGLADLFAFPRAIAGALFLWLFVWGLYMLAHSLGNNAGVHVPLGQPASAWLGVGSEADATVGTPASGD; this is encoded by the coding sequence ATGTCACAATCAGACGCACAGAGTGAATGGGGCGACCCGGGGGCGCTCGGATTCGCGCCGCTTGCGGGGATCAACCTGGTATTCGCCGGCGACTTCCTTGGCTGGTGGGGCACCGACGTTGGACTGCTGGTCGCCTCGATCGGTCTGGTCGGCGGGATCTGTCAGTTCGCGGCCGGGTTGATCTCGTTGCGGAAGGGCGACTCGACCGGCGGCACCCTGATGGCTGCCTTCGGGATGTTGTTCATGTGGGGCCCGGGGCTGATGCTCGTCGCCGATGCACTCGGCCCGGTCGGCTCGCTGAACCCATTTTTCGGCGCGTGGACGATCTTCCTCGGGATTATCCTCGGGATGTGGTCGATCGCGCTGGTCGTCAAGCCGTGGTTCGAGTTCCTCATCGGTCCGACCGGCGGGCTGACGCTCGTCAGTGCCGGCCTCGCGGATCTCTTCGCCTTCCCGCGGGCAATCGCTGGCGCGCTCTTCCTCTGGCTGTTCGTGTGGGGGCTGTACATGCTCGCCCACAGCCTCGGGAACAACGCCGGGGTTCACGTCCCGCTCGGCCAACCCGCGTCGGCATGGCTCGGCGTCGGATCGGAGGCCGATGCGACTGTCGGAACGCCCGCGAGTGGCGATTAG
- the truD gene encoding tRNA pseudouridine(13) synthase TruD codes for MRQAHPVEQAVGMEYYVSDSDGVGGHLRREPAAFGVREVEAFQVEPIDAKQGAYPHVVFRATLAGWDTNDFASVLSDHLGISRERVSWAGTKDKYAETTQLFSVAKVDPADLETIDLSNVEIEVLGRSGRPILFGDLAGNAFEIEISEPDAPGNLDGVLDELAAFAGSASGGGEDDGSIRIGVPNYFGQQRFGSQRPVTHEVGLAVARGGWTDAVLAYVGNPHDREREDTRKARKYVTETEDWEGALDRLPKRLGYERSMCHRLVENGADDPEDFQEALEAVPTNLQQLFVNAAQSYAFNRILSARLERGLPFDEPVAGDVVCFADSDAPEEIELPDTGRTQRVTADNVGTVRRHCERGRAFVTAPLLGTDSELADGEPGEIERAVFEDLGIGPADFDLPGEFHSEGTRRAILLRTDIAVERDPLTLSFALPKGSYATVVLREITKADPADL; via the coding sequence ATGCGACAGGCACACCCCGTCGAGCAAGCGGTCGGCATGGAGTACTACGTCAGCGACAGCGACGGCGTCGGCGGGCACCTTCGTCGGGAGCCCGCGGCCTTCGGCGTCCGTGAGGTCGAAGCCTTCCAGGTCGAGCCCATCGACGCCAAGCAGGGCGCGTACCCACACGTCGTCTTCCGGGCGACGCTCGCGGGCTGGGACACAAACGACTTCGCGAGCGTCCTCTCGGATCACCTGGGGATCAGCCGCGAACGCGTCTCCTGGGCCGGGACGAAGGACAAATACGCCGAGACGACTCAGCTGTTCTCCGTCGCGAAAGTCGACCCCGCCGATCTCGAAACGATCGACCTCTCGAACGTCGAGATCGAGGTTCTGGGCCGGAGCGGCCGGCCGATCCTCTTTGGCGATCTGGCGGGCAACGCCTTCGAGATCGAGATCAGCGAACCCGACGCGCCCGGAAATCTCGATGGAGTTCTCGACGAACTCGCCGCGTTCGCCGGCAGCGCGTCCGGCGGTGGCGAGGACGACGGCTCGATCCGCATTGGCGTCCCCAACTACTTCGGCCAGCAACGCTTCGGCAGCCAGCGCCCGGTCACCCACGAGGTCGGCCTCGCCGTCGCCCGCGGCGGCTGGACGGACGCCGTTCTCGCGTACGTCGGGAATCCACACGACCGCGAGCGCGAGGATACTCGCAAAGCCCGGAAGTACGTCACGGAAACCGAAGACTGGGAAGGCGCGCTCGATCGACTCCCCAAGCGCCTGGGCTACGAACGGTCGATGTGCCACCGCCTCGTCGAGAACGGGGCCGACGACCCCGAAGACTTCCAAGAAGCGCTGGAGGCGGTCCCGACCAACCTCCAGCAACTGTTCGTCAACGCTGCCCAGTCCTACGCGTTCAATCGGATTCTCTCGGCACGATTGGAGCGCGGGCTTCCCTTCGACGAACCGGTGGCCGGCGACGTGGTTTGCTTCGCTGACAGCGACGCCCCGGAGGAGATCGAACTGCCGGATACCGGCCGGACGCAGCGTGTAACCGCGGACAACGTCGGGACGGTTCGCCGCCACTGCGAGCGCGGGCGGGCGTTCGTGACCGCGCCGCTGCTCGGGACCGACAGTGAACTGGCGGATGGTGAGCCGGGCGAGATCGAACGGGCGGTCTTTGAGGATCTCGGGATCGGTCCGGCGGACTTCGACCTTCCGGGGGAGTTCCACTCCGAGGGGACGCGACGGGCGATCCTCCTGCGGACCGACATCGCCGTCGAACGGGATCCACTGACGCTCTCGTTTGCGCTCCCGAAAGGCTCCTATGCGACGGTCGTCTTGCGGGAGATCACGAAAGCAGATCCGGCGGACCTTTGA
- the pth2 gene encoding peptidyl-tRNA hydrolase Pth2 → MKQAIVARADLNMGEGKLAAQVAHAALMAYEDADSRTQSAWKGSGQKKIVLQADGEATLFKLADKAEREGLAHAIVRDAGHTELEPGTVSALAVGPADEDAVDRVTGDLSLY, encoded by the coding sequence ATGAAGCAGGCGATCGTCGCACGCGCTGATCTGAACATGGGCGAGGGCAAACTCGCGGCCCAGGTCGCCCACGCCGCCTTGATGGCCTACGAGGACGCGGACAGTCGAACCCAGTCGGCCTGGAAGGGCAGCGGCCAGAAGAAGATCGTCCTGCAGGCTGACGGCGAAGCAACGCTGTTCAAGCTCGCCGACAAAGCCGAACGCGAGGGGCTGGCCCACGCCATCGTCCGGGACGCCGGCCACACCGAACTCGAACCCGGCACCGTCTCGGCGCTGGCGGTCGGTCCAGCGGACGAAGACGCCGTCGATCGCGTCACGGGAGACCTATCGTTATACTGA
- the msrB gene encoding peptide-methionine (R)-S-oxide reductase MsrB: MGDPKSDSVPASETEWREVLTEEEYHILRERGTEPKFSGEYLDVDDDGVFRCAGCGAALFDTDSQFESGHGWPSFTDVVEDGNVETELDTRHGRERTEVLCAECGGHLGHVFDDGPEPTGKRYCINSAALDFETDDE; encoded by the coding sequence ATGGGCGACCCCAAATCCGACAGCGTTCCGGCGTCCGAGACGGAGTGGCGTGAGGTTTTGACTGAAGAGGAGTACCACATTCTCCGCGAGCGTGGGACCGAACCCAAATTCAGTGGCGAGTACCTCGATGTCGACGACGACGGTGTCTTCCGATGTGCCGGCTGTGGCGCGGCGCTGTTCGATACGGACTCGCAGTTCGAGTCCGGCCACGGCTGGCCGAGTTTCACCGACGTCGTCGAGGACGGCAACGTCGAGACGGAACTCGACACCCGCCACGGCCGCGAGCGGACCGAAGTGCTCTGTGCGGAGTGCGGCGGCCACCTGGGGCACGTCTTCGACGATGGACCGGAGCCGACGGGCAAGCGCTACTGTATCAACTCCGCGGCGCTGGATTTCGAGACCGACGACGAGTGA